The following are from one region of the Achromobacter xylosoxidans genome:
- the gspM gene encoding type II secretion system protein GspM: MKLPQALHAARQSLAKTLTPALTRAGQRYRALAPRERRLVTAAGLLLGGALVFVTLIEPPLNTLRKLQAELPALRGQAATVADLTAQATALRHKSAAPAGAMPSAAELGASLERAGLAAELWTLGQPEQGSGVLLTLKQAPSSALLRWLDGAARDWGLAVKEVQLTRAANVNGRPLPGLVNGKVSLAAPQASERG; this comes from the coding sequence ATGAAACTCCCGCAAGCCCTGCATGCGGCCAGGCAGTCGCTGGCCAAGACCCTCACGCCCGCGCTGACGCGCGCCGGGCAACGCTATCGGGCGCTGGCGCCGCGCGAGCGCCGGCTGGTGACCGCGGCCGGCCTGCTGCTGGGCGGCGCGCTGGTCTTCGTCACCCTGATCGAACCGCCCTTGAACACGCTGCGCAAGCTGCAGGCGGAATTACCCGCGCTGCGCGGCCAGGCCGCCACGGTCGCCGACCTGACCGCGCAAGCCACGGCATTGCGGCACAAGTCGGCCGCGCCCGCCGGCGCCATGCCCAGCGCCGCGGAGCTGGGCGCCTCGCTGGAACGCGCCGGACTCGCCGCGGAGCTATGGACGCTGGGCCAGCCCGAGCAGGGATCGGGCGTGCTGCTGACGCTGAAGCAGGCGCCCTCTTCGGCCTTGCTGCGCTGGCTGGACGGTGCGGCGCGCGACTGGGGCCTGGCCGTCAAGGAGGTGCAGCTCACCCGTGCCGCCAATGTCAACGGGCGGCCGCTGCCCGGCCTGGTCAATGGCAAGGTGAGCCTGGCGGCGCCGCAAGCGTCGGAGCGTGGCTGA
- the gspN gene encoding type II secretion system protein N, with protein MSGVRLSKRSAALLLAGTVCAAAAAITVLPARWLLAVLPDKAPVTLADASGTLWRGSAWIALGPPGARRMLPQPVQWQWRWDALALDISHPWLQGPLRATPAWNGVSVPAQSLRAPASILSALGAPWNTIAPQGTLEIRWQPLRLGAALPAGPVAELRWRNASTALTPVAPVGSYLLRVQGGKSGATLALSTESGLLDVTGQGSAGGRGGLKFRGQATYADAAREADRAALDGLLSALGRRSGDVTTFGT; from the coding sequence ATGTCTGGCGTCCGACTTTCCAAACGTTCCGCCGCGCTGCTCCTGGCCGGCACCGTCTGTGCCGCCGCAGCCGCCATCACCGTGCTGCCCGCACGCTGGCTGCTGGCCGTGCTGCCGGATAAGGCGCCGGTCACGCTGGCCGACGCCAGCGGCACCTTGTGGCGCGGCAGCGCCTGGATCGCGCTGGGACCTCCCGGCGCGCGCCGCATGTTGCCGCAACCGGTGCAGTGGCAATGGCGCTGGGACGCGCTCGCGCTGGATATCTCCCACCCCTGGCTGCAAGGTCCCTTGCGCGCGACGCCCGCCTGGAACGGCGTGTCGGTGCCGGCCCAGTCGCTGCGCGCGCCCGCCTCCATCCTGTCCGCGCTGGGCGCGCCGTGGAACACCATCGCCCCGCAGGGCACGCTGGAAATCCGCTGGCAGCCGCTGCGGCTGGGCGCGGCCCTGCCCGCAGGCCCCGTGGCCGAACTGCGCTGGCGCAACGCCAGCACCGCGCTGACGCCGGTGGCGCCCGTGGGCTCGTATCTGCTGCGGGTGCAAGGCGGCAAGTCAGGCGCCACGCTGGCCCTGAGCACGGAAAGCGGCCTGCTCGACGTCACCGGCCAAGGCAGCGCGGGCGGGCGCGGCGGCCTGAAGTTCCGGGGCCAGGCGACCTACGCCGACGCCGCGCGCGAAGCGGACCGGGCGGCGCTGGATGGACTGTTGTCGGCGCTGGGGCGGCGTTCGGGGGATGTTACGACCTTCGGGACATGA
- a CDS encoding prevent-host-death protein: MSQFADQVKSGAEKIITKNGESYVALIDAERLEQERIHLLLIGDASRGLFDVAARKLKDALGAVSALKHRQLSFDFPGRWRI; encoded by the coding sequence TTGTCCCAGTTCGCTGATCAGGTCAAGTCCGGAGCCGAGAAGATCATCACCAAGAATGGTGAAAGCTACGTCGCGCTGATCGACGCCGAGCGGCTGGAACAGGAACGTATCCACCTGCTGTTGATCGGCGACGCTAGCCGGGGTTTGTTCGATGTTGCAGCCCGCAAGCTCAAGGACGCGCTAGGCGCGGTGTCGGCCCTCAAGCACCGCCAGCTTTCCTTCGACTTTCCGGGCCGCTGGCGGATATAG
- the gspE gene encoding type II secretion system ATPase GspE, with product MSAHPLPYAWARAQRAMLSLRGGQARLTVSPRTPEWAVREIRRCHGDIELAQVDDQALETLLTAAYSHSEDAASVMGVAENEIDLDRLMQDMPEVADLLEAQDDAPVIRMINALFAQAARDGASDIHIEPFETHSVVRYRVDGTLRDVVSPRKALHAALISRIKIMAHLDIAEKRLPQDGRIALRVGGRPIDVRVSTLPTGHGERAVLRLLDKEAGRLQLEKLGMDAGVLGQLDRLIRQPHGIVLVTGPTGSGKTTTLYAALSRLDASTSNILTVEDPIEYDLAGISQTQVNAKIDMSFALALRAILRQDPDVIMIGEIRDLETAQIAVQASLTGHLVLATLHTNDSVSAVTRLTDMGVEPFLLASSLLGVLAQRLVRKLCPACKKSAVQDGACVFHPVGCDACNHTGYSGRSGIHELFTVDDEARRLIHEGRDERELRRAAAASGMRTMREDGQRWVDSGQTSPEEILRVTRDA from the coding sequence ATGAGCGCGCATCCCTTGCCTTATGCCTGGGCCCGGGCGCAGCGCGCGATGTTGTCGCTGCGCGGCGGCCAGGCCCGCCTGACCGTCAGCCCGCGCACGCCGGAATGGGCGGTGCGCGAGATCCGCCGCTGCCACGGCGACATCGAACTGGCGCAGGTCGACGACCAGGCGCTGGAAACCCTGCTGACCGCGGCCTACAGCCACTCGGAAGACGCGGCTTCGGTCATGGGCGTGGCCGAGAACGAGATCGACCTGGACCGCCTGATGCAGGACATGCCCGAGGTGGCTGACCTGCTGGAGGCCCAGGACGACGCGCCCGTGATCCGCATGATCAATGCGCTGTTCGCGCAGGCGGCGCGCGACGGCGCCAGCGACATCCACATCGAACCCTTCGAGACCCACTCGGTGGTGCGCTACCGGGTCGACGGCACCCTGCGCGACGTGGTGTCGCCGCGCAAGGCGCTGCATGCCGCGCTGATCTCGCGCATCAAGATCATGGCGCACCTGGATATTGCCGAAAAGCGCTTGCCGCAGGACGGCCGTATTGCGCTGCGCGTGGGCGGACGGCCCATCGATGTGCGCGTGTCCACCTTGCCCACCGGACACGGCGAACGCGCGGTGCTGCGCCTGCTGGACAAGGAAGCTGGGCGCCTGCAGCTGGAAAAGCTGGGCATGGATGCGGGCGTGCTGGGCCAGCTGGACCGGTTGATCCGCCAGCCGCACGGCATCGTGCTGGTGACCGGACCCACCGGCAGCGGCAAGACCACCACGCTGTACGCGGCGCTCAGCCGCCTGGACGCCTCTACGAGCAACATCCTCACGGTCGAGGACCCGATCGAGTACGACCTGGCCGGCATCAGCCAGACGCAGGTCAACGCCAAGATCGACATGAGCTTCGCGCTGGCCCTGCGCGCGATCCTGCGGCAGGACCCCGACGTCATCATGATCGGCGAAATCCGCGACCTGGAGACCGCGCAGATCGCGGTGCAGGCCTCGCTCACCGGCCACCTGGTGCTGGCCACGCTGCACACCAACGACTCGGTGTCCGCCGTGACCCGGCTCACGGACATGGGGGTCGAACCCTTCCTGCTGGCGTCGTCGCTATTGGGCGTACTGGCCCAACGCCTGGTGCGCAAGCTGTGCCCGGCTTGCAAGAAGTCCGCCGTGCAGGACGGCGCGTGCGTGTTCCATCCGGTGGGCTGCGACGCCTGCAACCATACCGGCTACAGCGGGCGTTCCGGCATCCACGAACTCTTCACGGTGGACGACGAGGCGCGCCGGCTGATCCACGAAGGACGCGACGAGCGCGAACTGCGGCGCGCGGCGGCCGCGTCAGGCATGCGCACCATGCGCGAGGACGGACAGCGCTGGGTCGACAGCGGGCAGACTTCGCCCGAGGAAATCCTGCGGGTGACGCGGGATGCCTAG
- the gspD gene encoding type II secretion system secretin GspD: protein MRHIAQFSLAVLLAASQLGPAASTVHAQQTDNRVSLNFVDTDIPAVLRALSLFTQRNFLVDPRVKGKLTLVSDRPVDSAQALSMLTGALRMQGFAIVDVDGVTRVVPEADGKLQGSVVAGSARPAQAVGGAPAGGAGRGPVPVSAFAKGSSGEMLTRVFPLKYENAANLVPVLRPMVPPNNPINAYPGNNTLVVTDYADNLERIAQVIARIDVPSSIDTDVVPVRSAVATDLAILASQLLDTQSSDPTQRIAVVADPRSNSVLVRSGSPARTRLARDLIMKLDAQQNRAGNLHVVYMRNAQATRIAEVLGGLLTGQANSAPGATGGASGGAAAQGGARTQNAAPGMAAQAAGMAGMSGSNKGGLSGEQERISREDNSTQAVSYSAGGATIQADPATNSLIISAPEPLYRSLREVIDQLDQRRAQVLVESLIVEVSEAKAAEFGIQWMTGAGNINSDGTSFIGGTNLGGSGITGKGPTTIDGIGSGLSLGVVKGTVDVLGNKVINLGVLARAMENTGEANILSTPNLLTLDNQSASILVGKTVPFVTGQYVTSGSNGSTNPFQTIEREDVGLKLNIRPQISEGGAVKLDIYQEVSSIDESRSNSTTGIVTNKRAIDTSVLIDDGQIIVLGGLLEDNVTLSTNSVPLLGSLPVIGSLFRYDSRKRTKTNLMVFLRPYVVRDANRTAGVTMDRYDYMRRAQAAVQPGQHWALPDMQAPMLPAPGSAPSVSNNAYDLRPEHQAETLRRPAPVTAQSFAVRQYPGTESAREASDAIRVSRTLMHSVAVDPDTLL from the coding sequence ATGCGTCATATTGCGCAATTCAGCCTTGCGGTACTGCTCGCCGCAAGCCAGCTCGGACCCGCGGCCAGCACAGTCCATGCTCAACAGACCGACAATCGCGTCAGTCTGAATTTCGTCGACACCGACATCCCCGCCGTGCTGCGCGCGCTGTCGCTGTTCACGCAGCGCAACTTCCTGGTGGATCCGCGCGTCAAGGGCAAGCTGACGCTGGTGTCGGACCGTCCCGTGGACAGCGCGCAGGCGTTGTCGATGCTGACGGGCGCGCTGCGCATGCAGGGCTTTGCCATCGTCGATGTGGACGGCGTGACGCGCGTGGTGCCCGAGGCCGACGGCAAGCTGCAAGGCAGCGTGGTGGCGGGCAGCGCACGTCCCGCGCAAGCCGTGGGCGGCGCGCCTGCCGGCGGCGCGGGCCGTGGTCCCGTGCCGGTGTCCGCGTTCGCCAAGGGCAGCAGTGGCGAAATGCTGACCCGCGTGTTCCCCCTGAAGTACGAGAACGCCGCCAACCTGGTGCCGGTGCTGCGCCCCATGGTGCCGCCCAATAACCCGATCAACGCCTATCCCGGCAACAACACGCTGGTGGTGACGGACTACGCCGATAACCTGGAACGGATCGCGCAGGTCATTGCGCGCATCGACGTGCCCAGCTCGATCGACACGGACGTGGTGCCGGTGCGTTCGGCCGTCGCCACCGACCTCGCCATCCTGGCCTCGCAACTGCTGGATACGCAAAGCAGCGATCCGACGCAGCGCATCGCCGTGGTGGCCGATCCGCGCAGCAACAGCGTGCTGGTGCGTTCCGGCAGCCCGGCGCGCACCCGGCTGGCGCGCGATCTCATCATGAAGCTGGACGCGCAGCAGAACCGCGCCGGCAATCTGCACGTGGTCTACATGCGCAACGCGCAGGCCACGCGCATCGCCGAGGTGCTGGGCGGGCTATTGACCGGGCAGGCGAATTCCGCGCCTGGCGCCACGGGTGGCGCCAGCGGCGGCGCGGCGGCGCAGGGCGGAGCGCGCACGCAGAACGCCGCGCCAGGCATGGCTGCCCAGGCGGCGGGCATGGCCGGCATGTCGGGTTCGAACAAAGGCGGATTGTCGGGCGAGCAGGAACGCATCTCGCGCGAAGACAACAGCACGCAGGCCGTGTCGTATTCGGCCGGCGGCGCCACCATCCAGGCCGACCCGGCCACCAACTCGCTCATCATCTCCGCGCCCGAGCCGCTGTACCGCAGCCTGCGTGAAGTCATCGACCAGCTCGACCAGCGTCGCGCGCAGGTGCTGGTGGAAAGCCTGATCGTGGAAGTCAGCGAGGCCAAGGCGGCGGAGTTCGGCATCCAGTGGATGACGGGCGCCGGCAACATCAACAGCGACGGCACCAGCTTCATCGGCGGCACCAACCTGGGCGGCAGCGGCATCACCGGCAAGGGGCCGACCACCATCGACGGCATCGGCAGCGGCCTGAGCCTGGGGGTGGTCAAGGGCACGGTCGACGTGCTGGGCAACAAGGTGATCAACCTGGGCGTGCTGGCGCGCGCCATGGAGAACACCGGCGAAGCCAACATCCTGTCCACGCCCAACCTGCTGACCCTGGACAACCAATCGGCCAGCATCCTGGTGGGCAAGACCGTGCCGTTCGTGACCGGGCAGTACGTGACGTCGGGCAGCAACGGCAGCACCAATCCGTTCCAGACCATCGAACGCGAGGACGTGGGCCTGAAGCTGAACATCCGGCCGCAGATTTCCGAGGGCGGCGCGGTAAAGCTGGACATCTACCAGGAAGTCAGCAGCATCGACGAAAGCCGCTCCAACTCCACCACTGGCATCGTGACCAACAAGCGCGCCATCGACACCAGCGTGCTGATCGACGACGGCCAGATCATCGTGCTGGGCGGCCTGTTGGAAGACAACGTCACGCTCTCCACCAACAGCGTGCCGCTGCTGGGATCCTTGCCCGTGATCGGCTCGTTGTTCCGCTACGATTCGCGCAAGCGCACCAAGACCAACCTGATGGTGTTCCTGCGTCCCTACGTGGTGCGCGACGCCAATCGCACGGCGGGCGTCACCATGGACCGCTACGACTACATGCGCCGCGCGCAGGCGGCGGTGCAGCCAGGCCAGCACTGGGCGCTGCCCGACATGCAGGCGCCGATGCTGCCGGCGCCGGGCTCCGCGCCTTCGGTGTCGAACAACGCCTATGACCTGCGCCCGGAACATCAGGCCGAAACGTTGCGCCGGCCGGCGCCGGTCACGGCCCAGTCCTTCGCGGTGCGCCAGTATCCCGGCACGGAGTCTGCGCGCGAAGCTTCGGACGCCATCCGCGTGTCGCGCACGCTGATGCACAGCGTGGCCGTGGACCCCGATACGCTGCTATGA
- the gspF gene encoding type II secretion system inner membrane protein GspF, translating to MPSFRYEATDALGKIVRGTIDADSERGARNQLRGRGLLPLSTSLAARAEGFGASLRTRLSDADLAWLTRQLASLLAASLPLDAALSATLEQAEKKHIAATLGGVRDDVRAGHKLSTALAARPRDFPEIYRALIGAGEESGDLAQVMEKLADYIEERNALRSKVLTAFIYPAVVACVSVIIVIFLLGYVVPQVVSAFSQAKQELPLLTRIMLALSDYVREWGVATGAALAAAVALWRYALRAPAARRAWHARVLKLPLAGRFVLGVNAARFASTLAILSGSGVALLTALEAARRTLGNDVLRQAVDEASARVREGASLSASLGAQKVFPSLLVHLIASGEKTGRLPELLDRGAQNLSRDLERRAMAMTALLEPALILLMGGFVLLIVLAVMSPILEMNQLIR from the coding sequence ATGCCTTCCTTCCGTTACGAAGCCACCGACGCGTTGGGGAAGATCGTGCGCGGCACGATCGACGCCGACAGCGAACGCGGCGCCCGCAACCAGCTGCGCGGCCGCGGCCTGCTGCCGCTGTCCACGTCCCTCGCGGCGCGCGCCGAAGGCTTCGGCGCATCGCTGCGCACGCGCCTGTCGGATGCGGATCTGGCCTGGCTCACCCGCCAGCTCGCCAGCCTGCTGGCCGCGAGCCTGCCGCTGGACGCGGCCCTGAGCGCCACGCTGGAGCAGGCCGAGAAAAAACACATCGCCGCTACGCTGGGCGGCGTGCGCGACGATGTGCGCGCGGGCCACAAGCTGTCGACCGCCCTGGCCGCGCGGCCGCGCGACTTCCCGGAGATCTACCGCGCGCTGATCGGCGCCGGCGAAGAATCGGGCGATCTCGCGCAAGTGATGGAGAAGCTGGCGGACTACATCGAGGAGCGCAACGCCTTGCGCAGCAAGGTGCTGACCGCGTTCATCTATCCGGCGGTGGTGGCCTGCGTGTCTGTGATCATCGTGATCTTCCTGCTGGGCTACGTGGTGCCGCAGGTGGTGTCGGCGTTCAGCCAGGCCAAGCAGGAGCTGCCGCTCCTGACGCGCATCATGTTGGCGCTGTCGGACTACGTGCGCGAATGGGGCGTCGCGACCGGCGCGGCGCTGGCGGCGGCCGTCGCGCTGTGGCGCTACGCGTTGCGCGCGCCCGCCGCGCGGCGCGCCTGGCATGCGCGCGTGCTGAAGCTGCCCTTGGCCGGGCGCTTCGTACTGGGCGTGAATGCCGCGCGCTTCGCGTCCACGCTGGCGATCCTCTCGGGCAGCGGCGTGGCGTTGCTGACGGCCCTGGAGGCGGCGCGCCGCACCCTGGGCAACGATGTGCTGCGCCAGGCCGTGGACGAAGCCTCGGCGCGCGTGCGCGAAGGCGCGTCGCTATCGGCATCCTTGGGCGCGCAAAAGGTGTTTCCTTCGCTGCTGGTGCATCTGATCGCCAGCGGCGAGAAAACTGGCCGCCTGCCTGAACTGCTGGACCGCGGCGCGCAGAACCTGTCGCGCGATCTGGAGCGGCGCGCGATGGCCATGACGGCGCTGCTGGAACCGGCGCTGATATTGCTGATGGGGGGATTCGTGCTGCTGATCGTGCTGGCGGTGATGAGCCCGATCCTGGAGATGAACCAGCTCATCCGCTAG
- a CDS encoding P-II family nitrogen regulator, with amino-acid sequence MKQVTAIIKPFKLDEVREALAEVGVSGLTVTEVKGFGRQKGHTELYRGAEYVVDFLPKIRVEVVLPDSQVEAAIEAVVKAARTGKIGDGKIFVTPVEQAIRIRTGESDEEAL; translated from the coding sequence GTGAAACAAGTCACCGCCATCATCAAACCCTTCAAGCTCGACGAAGTCCGCGAAGCGCTGGCCGAAGTCGGCGTCAGCGGCCTGACCGTTACCGAAGTCAAGGGTTTCGGCCGCCAGAAAGGCCATACCGAGCTTTACCGCGGCGCCGAGTACGTGGTGGACTTCCTGCCCAAGATCCGCGTGGAAGTGGTGCTGCCCGACAGCCAGGTCGAAGCCGCCATCGAGGCCGTGGTCAAGGCTGCCCGCACCGGCAAGATCGGCGACGGCAAGATCTTTGTCACTCCGGTCGAACAGGCCATCCGCATCCGCACGGGCGAGAGCGACGAAGAGGCGCTATAA